The proteins below come from a single Miscanthus floridulus cultivar M001 chromosome 1, ASM1932011v1, whole genome shotgun sequence genomic window:
- the LOC136537984 gene encoding protein PHOSPHATE-INDUCED 1 homolog has protein sequence MDRATSYVGCGAVLLALLLVSFARPCHSSLYRPPPPVMVYHAGEVLDGAVPVSVLYYGAFSPHQKAIIADFLLSLSPRGRQPQHHGFGGPGPAPAPSVARWWETVDRYVRKAGREPPRVLLASQVDDEACSLGKTLSRVQVERLASRLGVAPGGVAVVLTAADVAVEGQCGSACGSHGASAPGGAAHVWVGNAAAQCPGRCAWPFHPAEGFAYGARHVPGRGRGETLRAPNGDVGVDGMLINLAALLAGAVTNPYGHGYFQGDPAAPVEVAAACPGVYGRGAYPGYPGAVKLDTITGAGYNVVGRNGRKYLVPALVDPDTNSCIIMT, from the coding sequence ATGGACAGGGCAACATCGTACGTCGGCTGTGGCGCCGTCCTCCTCGCCCTCCTGTTGGTCAGCTTCGCGCGACCATGCCACTCCTCCCTCTAccgcccgccgccgcccgtcATGGTCTACCACGCCGGCGAGGTGCTCGACGGCGCTGTGCCAGTCTCCGTCCTCTACTACGGCGCCTTCTCGCCACACCAGAAGGCCATCATCGCCGACTTCCTGCTCTCCCTCTCCCCGCGCGGCCGCCAGCCACAGCACCACGGGTTCGGGGGGCCAGGACCCGCGCCTGCGCCGTCGGTGGCGCGGTGGTGGGAGACGGTGGACCGGTACGTGCGCAAGGCCGGCCGGGAGCCCCCGCGGGTGCTTCTGGCCAGCCAGGTGGACGACGAGGCGTGCTCGCTGGGGAAGACGCTGTCCAGGGTCCAGGTCGAGCGGCTGGCGTCGCGGCTCGGCGTGGCGCCAGGGGGCGTGGCCGTCGTGCTCACGGCCGCCGACGTCGCCGTCGAGGGGCAATGCGGCAGCGCGTGCGGGTCGCACGGGGCCTCCGCACCGGGGGGAGCGGCGCACGTGTGGGTGGGCAACGCCGCCGCTCAGTGCCCAGGGCGGTGCGCGTGGCCGTTCCACCCGGCGGAGGGCTTCGCCTACGGTGCCAGGCATGTGCCCGGGCGCGGACGCGGCGAGACGCTGCGCGCGCCCAACGGCGACGTCGGTGTGGACGGCATGCTGATCAACCTCGCGGCGCTGCTGGCTGGCGCCGTCACCAACCCATATGGACACGGATACTTCCAGGGCGACCCCGCCGCACccgtggaggtggcggctgcgtgCCCGGGCGTCTACGGCCGCGGCGCGTACCCGGGGTACCCCGGCGCGGTCAAGCTTGACACGATCACCGGCGCTGGGTACAACGTGGTCGGTCGGAACGGCAGGAAGTATCTCGTGCCGGCGCTGGTCGATCCCGACACCAACTCTTGTATCATCATGACCTAA